ACCACAGATAAACTGGACCTGATACAGAACCACAGATAAACTGGTCCTCATCCAtctttctgcagcagcttgctgaTACAACTGTTGTCACgtgtgatttgatttgtttgcctcagtgtgtgtggacCACCGCTGGACCCTCTGACTCCCCCTCTGACTCCCTCTGACTCCCCCCCCTGACTCCCTCTGACTCCCCTCTGAGTCCCTCTGACTCCCTCTCTGACTCCCTCTGACTCCCTCTGACTCCCCTCTGAGTCCCTCTGACTCCCTCTGACTCCCTCTCTGACTCCCCCTGACTCCCCTCTGACTCCCCCTGACTCCCCCTCTGACTCCCCCTGCCTCTGTCCACATTGGTCACCCTGACAGCCTCAGGAGACACCACACCAAAACCCGGATCTGCCCGAACGAGGCTTGCaatcaaaaatcaattaatcCTAATCAGAGACGAGAGCCAAACGGCGCTGACAGACTTCAGCCgctgtttatttttgctcagaGTGGCAGAAATACTAGCGTGTGACAGCTCGGGATTAACGtccctgcagacagaggaggtgtcTCTGCTGATTTCCTCCTCTCGGAACGTCTCGCTTGTTGCTGCGCCAAAGTAAACCACAGATTCCTTCATGAAGCCAGTCAGTGTttgagcagcagccagcagacagcagcctgATTATAATCAAAAATGGCGTCAGGgaaagagaaagtaaaagagCAGGACTGAAGTGAAGGTGTGAGCCGACTCACCTGAAGAAGGACtcatcacagagcagaaatactctattacaagtaacacacatataaatgtaaacttaactacaacaacaaaagactgagcaggaaaatgtactcaaagtacCAAAAAACTCACAAGTATATATTTCATGATTTTGTTCATCACTtttcctgcagcaggaaacTTTTGTCTTCTCAGTGATCAATAAAGTTTGATCTTAATCTgtaaaatcattatttatttgttgcttACATTTTATATCGATAAATGACCCTATTTTTTTAAGAGAAGTTGATTTTTGTCTctccttcacttcacttgtGTCGGCTGCTCATCTCTTTACATCGATATTTGACGAGTTGAGAtgcaaaaatctacttttcttacaaaaacaagctttaaagtaactaaagtaagTGGTAACTAAGGTTGTAGTGGAGTAAGAAGAGTATAACATTTACTAAAGttgtacagtacatgtatttagttactttgcaccgctggatgtttgttttttcagatttaaatggtgcatattcacatttaatgtgtttaatccGACTACAACACATTCAATCTGTGCTCAGGTTACATTCTGGTTTATAAAAActataaacacactgcagaagATGCACAGAAAGAAGATATTAAGAAATAGTTAATTATGAGTCCTGCATTTGATATTTTACTGAACATGATTAACgtgtacaaataaaatatactCAAAGTGAAGCAAACTTGAAAaccttcttttttaaattttaggGATTTTATCCTGCGTAAAAGTTTGTCGAAGAAAGTAGAGTtcaagcagagggagagaaacaagtAAAGGCTGTttatagataaaataaataaagaagaaaagaaagtgttggAGGAATTTTAAGGAGGTAGAAGAAGTGACGGTGTGATAGAAGTGATAAGTGATAACCGCTGCTGATATTTCCTTGTGATATGTGTGGATGAAAGGTGAAGATCGAGCAGTGACGTCTACATGCAGAGCGGCTGAGACGCCACCAGGTGGAGCTTCCTCTCCGTCAGACAGCAGCCTGAGAGTCGTGAAGCATCTTCACACACAATCAcgtctcattcacacacagcgTCACAGATGTTTCTCTCACCTGCATCTGTTCCTGGACCCGCCGCTCGCCGTCGCTctgtggaggaagaagacatCGTCAGTCTCACGGGACTGAAGCTGAAATTAACAAGTAGGACGAATGTGATACTCAGCTGATAAAAACACAGCCATCACTCTCaaaccctcctctccctctgatcAAATATCATCCTGGCTTCTGTTTATGTGATGTGTCGTGTGgctgaaacactaaaatatcagCAGCTGTATCAGGTAACGAGTACAGTTTTTATTAGAGCCAAAAATAAATGGACAGTAAGCGTGTCGGTGTTTTCATTACATCCTCTCTAATGTAAGAACAGCCATACAGGGACGTCCTCATCGGCTTTAACATGCACGTGTTTTCCATCTTCACGCTGGTGTGAAGCTCGTCTGCCTCAGCCAAAGATCCACTGACCCACATGTGgatataaaaacagtttgatatGAACGTCAGTCAGCCTGTCTGGGGTTTGAGCCAGAGCACAAAgatagaagaggaggaggaggaggacggattTAGCCTGCGCCTGGCTCACCTGACCGGGTCACAGATTCAAGTGAACGTTTGTTTGGGTTTCATTCTTCAGCAAAATGTTCTGACTTTAAGCTTCAGCTGAATGTGAAACGAGCTGCGTGTATGTACGTGAGTGTACGGGGGTAAAAACATACCTCagcttcttttcctttctcctggAGAGACGAGAAGAGATTGTGAACTTTGACCTCGAGCTCCTCGACCCGGAGACCCAGtgagtgtttctgctgtgtcaGCTCCTCGATCACcctgacggagagagagagagagagagagaaagaaagaaagaaagaaagaaagaagaagcagcacAGGTTAAAACCGTCGACGCTGAAGGTCACGGATGCAGCCTGGagccacagctgctgtcagacacagtATGTAGGTCAGAGTCTTTGTTCccggcagcagcaggatcagtgCCAACAGTGACAGCAGAACACAACTGTATGCATGCAGCTAATTATTAATATAAAGATCAAGTCATCTCAAGTCTCATCTCTgttaatcaataaaatgtgtcGTCTATAAATTCTTTAACGTGAGGAAACAGTACAACAGATCAGGGAGGAGCTACGACACGACCATGAAGACTGAGTGGTTACACTCACCTGTCCTTGTCGCTCAGGTTCTGCTGGGTGAGCGCTCCACCTGAGCCTCcgctctcctccatcctctccaccatctctctctccagagcCAGGCAGCGCTGAGACTCCGAGTCCGCCAGCGAGGCCATCCGCTCGGCCTCGTCTCGTGCCAGCTCGGCCTCCTGAACACAGTGATCGAAtcagtgatgctgctgatcACCTCGTTAAAGGACGAGCTGAGTCTTACTTTGCTGACTACATGAACCTCTTGATCGTGACTTtacctcctgcagcagctgaacttTGGTCTCCAGGATTTCCTGCATGTGGCAGATCTCCTGCTGCCGATCCTCCAGGCGGCGCTGCAGCTCGGCTTCGCTCTGATTGGACAAGCTCTCTGCTGTTGACCTGTGTGGTGGTAGAGGATGAAGACAAGACGATGATGACCTCAAAATAGATGACTGACAATAAAAACGTGGGCTGATAGTCTTACCGCAAACATCCTCTCTTTGCTGCAGCCAAATAATGAGCCCAGCTCAAGGCTAATGTTGGCTTTAGCTCAAAGCTTCTGAATATACGCATGTATATATCTGTATGTATAGTTACATACAGTCATAACTATATTCCCACTGAGATTCACAATCTCTTTTACAAGGAAATCCTTTATAATCTTCCTTATGTAGCAAATAATCAAGTTGAAGGTGTCTCTGATCCTCACACACAAGGTGAAGGTGCAAAACTTTTAAAAGCAACATAGATGGTGTAGGTTGGAGGACTAACGTCCTGTCGTccacatgaaacacagcaggCCACACCGCAGACAGGCACACCTCAAAACCCCATCAAACACACTCCTCATGAGTCTACAGGAGTTTTACAGGAGTTTTTTCCTGTCTTGATCTACGTATCTGTCAATCCGGAATGTGCAaagctgaactgaactaaaTTTAGTCAACTGAAACTATGACAgataaaaatgactaaatctaATACAGCTGCAAAAATGAACACTGGTTTTGAACACAAaaaattttatttcaaaatgaaaagccTCCTTCAGCCAAAATAAATCTTATTTTGAAACCTTTCATACTAAATCCAGTGTAGGAGGGCTGCAGAGAGCCGagtcaataaataataaatgaatgctttttaaaacctgctgacttCGCAGGCAGATGGGTTCGTTTCATTGGCTTCTTCTCCTcgcagacaacaacaacactcatTATTAATTCACGTCCTGGTCACTGAGATCACGGTGTCGTTAGCAGGAGTCCGTCCCAGAGGACTCACAGACTCTGATAACGTCTCCGTCCTCCACTTAAAACTGATTCCTCTCATGTAGTTACACATCAGAGCAGGAAGCAGTTTGAGAACTAGATGATTTTGAGATGATCTGGAAACAAACAGGTGATAACAAAAGCAGGGAAACGTCTGGGAGTGAAGTTGGTCTGTCACTGCTCCACctctcagcagctccaccaggCCAGAAGGTCACATTTCCTCCTCATATCTATCAGTGCAGCTCTGTTAATAGCTCCAACGATAAACTGAGTCCACAGAGTTTATTTATCAGAcggcagcacagagagaggaaacagctcAGCACTGACCCAGAACACATCCACGCTGCTCAAACACTCTCAGCTCCGTTTGATtcattcagctttttctcactAGAGTTGTAGAGACGAGCTGATGGTtatacaaacagcagcaggctgggTTCACACTGATCTCTGCATAATAAACTACGATTCAGTTTGAAGCTAACGAGCTGTACATTAACTAGCTCAGAGCTACGTCACACATACTTCCTTGTTACTCTGACTGGCTGCAGGTCTTTCTAACTGCATCCAGAGCCGGTTGGTCTGCACCTGGTGATGACGTCTCTTGGAAAGTCACTGAACTGAGAGGTACCAGTCCAGTCTGCTTCTGTGAGCTGGTCTGGTAGAAGGAGGTACTTTACAGAACATGTTGTACAGATCTCACCGAAAATActtcaataaaaacagcaaagtcTGTCAGTGAGGTCTGAAATCTCAGAACATGGACAAATAAAACCAAGGTAACCTGCGTCATCAGTCCCTTTTGTGAGCTGAGTCTTTAATTAAGAGCTTGTTTGATGGTGAAACATGATTAGTGAACACATTCTTTGTTTTACACACTCAGTGTCGTCCTGCTGTGAATGAGAGAGTCTGCAGAGGACAGCTGCCTCACAGACAGGTGCTACAGCTCAGATAGTCTCCGACTCAGCAACGCAACAAACCACGAGACACCTCTGCCCTTTACTCCGCCTGCTCCaacctctctctccaccctccaccctccaaaacaaacccctccacctcctcaccaGCTACGTCCTGCGTCCCAGCACACACAGCCACTTCATCCTCTTCAAAAGCATTTCAGTGCTCGGCCCATACATGGCATTCCTCAGAGCTTAGTGTGTGTTGTGATAGCTAGGTGAGTCTGCAGGCTGGCGGGCTCGCGTGTGATGAGAGACCGGCGGGTCCCCCGAGGGCGCCCGGGGTCTGAAGCACCGAGGGGCTCATGGGAAATAACCACACCAGTGATGAAAAGAGTGTTTTTGTAGTTCTCTGTCTGGTTTCCCTGAAGGCA
This DNA window, taken from Acanthopagrus latus isolate v.2019 unplaced genomic scaffold, fAcaLat1.1, whole genome shotgun sequence, encodes the following:
- the LOC119016227 gene encoding myomegalin-like, with amino-acid sequence MSWREKQQLLDKALSTAESLSNQSEAELQRRLEDRQQEICHMQEILETKVQLLQEEAELARDEAERMASLADSESQRCLALEREMVERMEESGGSGGALTQQNLSDKDRVIEELTQQKHSLGLRVEELEVKVHNLFSSLQEKGKEAESDGERRVQEQMQAAVCWLLLKH